The sequence below is a genomic window from Glycine max cultivar Williams 82 chromosome 20, Glycine_max_v4.0, whole genome shotgun sequence.
AATTATCCAATTATTAGAAGTGCAAAATGAGAAAGTACTTTTTAAGGAAAAGCAGAAGCCAAAACTAAAAGATGTACATATTTTTGGTACGAAAGATAGGCTAGATGAGTAGaagtacatatataaaaaattcaaaaatattttgattgatcATGGGCTCCACAAGCCAAGCCACCCCTGATTATGGCAATTTTCGTCATGAAATGTCAATTTGTCTTAGATATTCATTGTTGACCCTTATTCTTTGCGAAATATATTTTATCGTAAGGGATTTCCAAAGTCCAAACAAATTTTAAGCCTATCTTTTACGCATGCTTGAGCATtgatcatttttcttattttggcaAAAACGTTAGTAAAAATTCAACGGTTTTTCCTCAAATggtactaaaaaatattaacacggCAAGTCTCCCACGTAGATCAATgcaattcaaattgtgattaaCACAAACAATACCAAGATGTTGAGTAATTCACATGTTAATCATGATTAACAGTACATCTTTACCCCTATATATACATAAGAAAGATACTCACAATTGCCATAGTAATATTTGGTTTTTGTGTGTTTCAGTGTAACTTCCTAAAATAAAACACGAGACAAGGGTTTCACATATGTGGTGCGTGCCTCAGTGCATGAAAGCTGGAATGGCAACAAGCAGTGGCAACACCAACACAAAATCTCAGAATGTGAATGTGAAAGCTGTTGTGACTATTGAACAAAGTGATGGTGGACTTGTGCCAAATCTCATTAATTCAGCGGTAGATGGGATCAAAGAGTTAGCTGGGAAAACACTTGTTTTGGAGCTTGTTAGTGATGAGCTTGATCCAAGTAAGTTCAACTTCTTTaggttgttttttttatgtttcttttaaaagaGTTTATAAGCTTGATCCAGATATTATAAAGTTTGTTTATATGGTAAATTAGGTAATTTCAGTCATTTATGAGAATTAAGTAAAGATGTTACGGtacatatatacataataaattatgaatgtattgaaatgataaaaatcGATTTACTCTTTTTCATTTGGAGGAGTCAAATCTTTATATATTGTACCCGTCTCTGAAGTGATGAGAAATTTATAAAGTATTGATGGATGTGAAAAAggtgtaaaaaaataatgaacaatacaacctttcaaaaaaaaaaaaaagtgatataaatatgttttagaatttatatactcaatttgattatattaataattacattttatatGTTAGAATTGAACACGATATCAAAAACTTATAATATACACACACTTTATTTAACCAAttgaactagtttttttttttttggtgataacAATTGAATCTAATAatattctgttttaaaatttaataattatttgaaaatttattaatatcgaGATTTTATTGCAAGATAATagtttttattgtataattttttgagTTTGAGTTTGTTGGGATtgcaatgatatttttttttttcaattagttGTCAGTAAGTTGAGTATGAAAAATATTCAATAGTGAAGATACTTCTCCATTCAGAGAAaagtctctttttctttttatctatctGATTCCTTGTTTTCAATTATTCTGTGAATGAAGAAACAAATATAGAGAAGAAGACACCAAAAAGTTCGGTTCAAAATATAGGAAAAAAGGAGGATGAGATACGGTATGAGGCTCAATTTGAGTTATCCACGGATTTTGGAAGTGTGGGTGCTGTTACGATTGAAAACGAGCAACAAGAGGAGGTCTTTCTAAAGAGTATAGTTCTTCATGGCTTCCCTGATATTGGCCACGTTCACTTCACTTGTAATTCATGGATTCAACCCAAGCATGATGGTGCCATGAAGAGAGTCTTCTTTACTGACAAGGTtagaattattaaattttgcattttaaacatttttcctTTTATGGAAAACAGTTTCAGATTGATACAACTTtgatagaaaattatttttatgatccCTTTTCATTTCTATTTACAAGACACAGTTACCTAAAGTgattaatttagtaattaataGCAATATACCAgtcctaaactttttttttcttctcaagtaTCGTTgtcattaatatttgttttttttttctctttttaattctctaccagtataattaattagaaatattttagtttaaaaataaataataaaataaacattgtatATGGGTTTTATAAAGACAAATTGacaacttttaattttgatcttctAAATAGAAACgaaagaataatatatatgctttttaaatttgttaaatacaatattagttgatttttttatcatcaatattTCTACCTGTTTCACCAAATTTGTAGCATCTTGTGAGCAGTTGGTATTCCATTAGTAAATACTGTTTTTCAAGTGATAAGCCCTCAATATTTGAGAGAACCTTGCAGCTGTCTTGGAGTCATTACCATATACGTACACCACGGCCACCCATGTTTTTCACCGTTAACATTTGtaattttccattttatttttgagttAATTTCTTTGCATTGTTAGTGTATTTATTTTATCCTGTGAACCAATAAGAAATTTATGTCAagtatgatttttaaagtaatttttgtaaCCATCAACATGATCATATATAGCAATGTTCGAATTCCGATTGATCTATCACATTAGTATtcaatacataaaatatttgactaaaaaattattgaatttttttcaaatatttaatccaAGGATATTATCGTAGTAGAGAATAGTGATAAATAGATAGGAGAGAGTCACAAAAATCTCACACTCACTACTTCTCATATATATATGGAAAATTAATCTATACATGGAACAGTCATACCTGCCATCACAAACGCCAAGAGGATTACAAAGACTGAGAGAAGAGGAGCTAGTTCTTCTAAGAggaaatggagaaggagaatgTCAAAGTTCTGATAGAATATATGACTATGATGTGTATAATGATATTGGAGATCCAGATACCAATATTGATCTTAAAAGGCCAGTTCTTGGTGGTACTAAACAAAATCCATATCCAAGACGTTGTCGTACCGGTCGAAAGCACTCTGATGCAGGTTATTTAATCTCATGCATACTCATCttgtcaaatatatttttgctCTATATGTAACaactttatattatatataccaagcaacaatttgttttaattgaacAAATTGAAATCTATTTGCAATATTTGATATTGCATGCAAATGTAGTTGCAGAGAACTCAAAAACTTTGACgttataattgattttgtttggaTGAATTTTTCTATtagtatttataggaaaagaaaataaaaaagtaaaatgaatttaaCTTCTTCAAATCTACTTTGTAATTCACTTTTTGAATGACTAGATAAGAGAAAATCCATAAAAGTTAAATTGTAACTTAATTATAAgcaaatttcttttcattttttttttacttttctcctGTATAAGTTCTTATAATTATTCaaagatagaataaaaaattatgttaatctAGATTTTTGGCTAGCTACCAAACAACTTAAACAGTATTAATGTCTGTTTGCACTTTATTGCATGTCTTTCTTCATCACATAATAGTTTATAACacactttttctttgttttcatgcaGACCCATTGTCTGAGAAAAAGAGTTCAGGGTTTTATGTTCCTCGTGACGAGGCATTTGCTAGTATAAAGCAGACACAGTTCACAAGTTCTGCGGTGTCCTTAGGGCTGAATGCGATTTTTGAATCGGTGGACACAATTCTCACAGACCCAAATCTTGGATTTTTCAGCTTCGAAGACATAGACACACTCTTCAAGGAGGGGTTGCATTTACCACCACTTAAGGCCAACGGATTATCGTTGCTCCAAAGAGTCATTCCCAAGTTGATCAAGGCTGCTAATGATACTCAGAATATTTTACGCTTTGATGCCCCAGAAACATTTAAAAGTAAGTAAagctataataataatttgttatgTTCTATGTACTTAAATTTCGTAGAATGAGTTTAATGTTCTataaagatgatgatgataacgCTCTATAAAGAAGCATTTAAAAGTAAGTAcagttatataaataatttattataagttCTATGTACTCAAATTTGATATCAATTTAATAATCATGCACTgctataaaatagttttagactgtcctaataaaaatataattaattaatatcatttttaagataattatgataattaaatacatattaatagtaattagatgataatataaaatatatatatatatatatatatatatatatatatatatatatatatatatttatttattgattagtTGAAACTGGTTGAGAATGATTCAACatatatgattatttgtggTAAAAGTAGAGATAGCCTATTTTCTCATTTGATATCACCAATAAACCTGTTTATTGCACTGCTTCATCTAAATGCACTACAAGTTTAAGTGCAAAAGATGTTGGCTATATATGCTTGAATATTGACATTGATTAATTTTGGGTTGCATTGGAGCGAGCCTGACATGCCTTGTTAGCCAACGAAGGTGGTTCGGTTGGTAAGAATACGATCAAAACACTTGTGTAAACATGGCTTAAGGTGAGGGGTGAAGAGTGCTATAATTATGAAAACATTTAGAAGAATTATGTTCCATAGTAGTTATGGTTTACaaggttaagaaatatgaatgATGACATATTGGTAGACACGTGACCCTTTGAAAAGTTCGGGGTTGGTGCATTTGGGCCAAATGAtagtatttttttgtgaaagTGGGCCAAATTacagttgatttttttattgttcttcaaTACCAAGGAGAGGCTTGGATAttgagaaaataattgttgTGAATTTAAGTGCAGCGTGAATTGGATGAAGAAGTCTCGCATCTAAAttcaaatagaatttttttttggtgaaaagagaaatcaAGGCTAAGACGCCAAAGGCCCATAAGAGGCTTGGATAttgagaaaataattgttgTGAATTCTATTTCCACATAtcgtttttcttcttttcaaaccTCTCTatatacttttgtttttatatagtattttagaaattaatattCGTGGAAAATGATGTAAAGAGAAAAACAGGGTACAAATAGAATTTCCATGCCCTGTAAGAGCCTTACACATTAAAGCGAGcacaaactataaaaaaaaataaatgaagacgAATATATTGATTTAAGATATTcggtataattttatttttcttttaaaaaaaagacaggTTATCCTTTTAGAGAAGATTTaagttatgtaaaaaaaaagaggttatTTAAGCTAATAACATAATATCAAGTGATTGAACCTAAATCTATAGCCTTCCATGAAAGTAGTAAGTTCATTCCAAATCTCTTGTTGAGAGTGGTTTTTGGTATTGCAGGGGATAAGTTCTTTTGGTTTTCAGATGTGGAATTTGCTAGGGAGACTTTGGCAGGTGTCAACCCATATAGCATCCAATTGGTTAAGGTAAGAGTAGCTACAAATATTTTGATTACTTCTTTCACACTATTATGTATGCACAATAacttttaaacttttcttttatgttttattcatttatttaggAATGGCCTTTAACAAGTAAACTAGACCCGCAAATCTATGGTCCACAGGAATCAACAATAACTAGGGAAGTCATTGAGCCACAAATTATCACTTATGGAACAATTGAAGAGGTACCAACAAAGCATTGATGACACTTTAtcaaattaagaatatatatttactatgctcaaaatttgtatatttaattacatGCAGGCCCTTAAAGAAAAGAAGTTGTTCATGCTGGATTACCATGATTTATTCTTACCATATGTAAGCAAAGTGAGAAAAATTAAGGGCACCACATTATATGGATCACGAACATTATTCTTCCTCACTGATCAAGGGATATTAAAGCCATTAGCTATTGAGCTCACTAGACCACCTATGGATGGAAATCCACAATGGAAACAAGTCTTCCAACCTTCTTGTGATTCAACCAATCTCTGGCTTTGGAGGCTTGCTAAAGCTCATGTTCTGGCCCATGATTCTGGTTATCATGAACTTATAAGTCATTGGTGAGTACTatcaactaaatttttttggatCCGTCAATAATTTGACTATTCTTAACATTTAGTTTGTACGAATTTCAGCGAAGCTTAACTAGTGCTAAcatgtaattttgttttgtaggttGAGGACTCACTGTGTCGTGGAACCTTTTGTAATTGCAACACATAGGCAACTTAGTTCCATGCATCCAATTTATAGATTATTACATCCTCATTTGAGATATACCATGCAGATTAATTCCCTTGCACGTGAGGCACTTATTAGTGCAAATGGGGTCATTGAAATTTCATTCCttactaataaatattcaatgGAATTAAGCTCTGTGGCATACGATCAACTTTGGCAATTTGATTCGCAAGCACTTCCCAATGATCTTATTTCCAGGTAAAGTTATCAGAAAGGTTTTAAGTTTGATGagaaatactaataatatactcttaaataaacttttttaaacacatctttatgattattaaaatttattagaaattaaaaaattcagtcAACAATCtcaattcttatttaattaattctactgatgattttgtaattttgaattGTACTCAACAATTGAATATTCTGAAAAAGAGTGTGTTACAAATTGTTTCCTAACCCTCCttagtttaattatgttttcttctttttcaaaacCACATTAAGCATTCAATTGTTGatcttaattttattctatctaTCAGGGGAATGGCTGTGGCAGATCCTAATGCACCACATGGCCTAAAGCTAACAATTGAAGATTATCCTTTTGCCAATGATGGTCTTCTCATATGggatgccatcaaacaatgggtCACCGACTATGTCAACCATTACTATCCAACCCCAAGCATCATAGAATCTGACCAAGAGCTCCAAGCATGGTGGAAAGAAATCAAAACAGTGGGTCATGGAGACAAATCTGAAGAACCATGGTGGCCAAATCTTAACACATCAAAAGATCTTATTGACATCATAACCACAATAGCTTGGGTAGCATCTGGTCATCATGCAGCTGTGAACTTTTCTCAATATGCTTATGGAGGCTATTTCCCTAACCGACCCACAATTGCAAGAAACAAAATGCCAACAGAAGACCCTTCTGAAGAAGAATGGGGAAATTTTCTAAACAAACCTGAGCAAACTCTTTTGGAGTGTTTCCCATCACAAATTCAAGCAACATTAGTGATGGTAGTCTTGAACTTATTGTCAGATCATTCACTTGATGAACAGTACATTGGGAAATACATGGAGCCATCATGGGCTGAGAATCCAACTATAAAGGTAGCCTTTGAAAGGTTTAATAGGAGATTGAAGGAGATTGAAGGTATTATAGACTCAAGGAATGGAAATAGTAATTTGAAGAACAGACATGGAGCTGGAATAATGCCTTATGAGTTATTGAAGCCATTTTCAGGGCCTGGAGTCACTGGAAAAGGGGTTCCATATAGCatatctatttaaagtttgGTAATTTAATTAAGGCCAAATtagaacaatttatttttattgttatgtgCCTCATAGGGtcctaaataataaaatataatggcACAATGTATTcttcatattttacattttatgtACACGGATTATGTTATGGCACAGGAAAATTCCATATCTAGTTCTTCATTTAGTAAAGAACTAGTCTGCAACCCGTGCACATGCACGGGTTGTTTGGTAAGCATTTTCTAAATGTTGATGGacaccaaaataacaaaattgtttAACAGGAAAATGGAGATTAATAGCAAAATGTTGATTGAGAACAAAGTTGATTAACAACAAAATACACTGAGTAAACATTAACAGAGTTTGTTGAAACTACATGagcaagattttttttctcaaaggcAGTCTAGTTGTTGTCACTATCCTCCCAATCCTCCTGCTTCCTAATTATAATATcccaatttttttcataatatctATAGTAAATAGAGATTTCATCTCCATTATCAAAGTTCATTTCTTCAAGAAAATCGTACCATGGTTGGAGAACGCCTTTTCCACCAATAGCAGGATTCAGGGtttcaactttccattgcaaTGGGGGGCCATGTCGCCTTAAGAGTGTCATGTGATTACCGCAAGCTTTAAGAGGAACTTCTGTACAACGGGGGCGTTTCTGTAAATTGGaaaaagtagaatttttaaaatggaaaaaatgtgtttaaagAGATTAAGGTATGAAAGTCAACTTACCAGGGGTTCAGGAGAATCCAGCATTTGCTGAGTAAGTCGAAGAGTCCAGATATGCTTTCTGGATGAATGCCTCTGCCTGCCACAAGTTTGCCGCTCCAGTGGTGGTATGAAATGTATGTCAAATACAAAGTGATGGTCACAGGCAAAAAAGTTGATGGTGGTTGACTCGTAGATTTTCAAATCTTTCCTGAAGTTTTCGAGTCCATCTGCTAAATACACTTTTTCTTTGTGTTGTCTGACCCGTATTTCGTAGATGGCTCCATTGTATCTCATATGAACAAACTCGGGATACTGTGGTGCCCATTGTGTATGGTAGAACGCTGGAAGCTGTATGGTATTCTgtaaaaaaagtgagaaataTAAATGCATGTATATGGAACAATAATACTAATGGAAGAATTGGAAAAAAAGATGACTTTGTCGTTGTTGAAGGCAGCGATAAACTGAATGATCAATGGCGGTCCGATCATGGGATTTTTCATCTGCAATGACAAAGATATCGTAGTTTGAATAGATTAAGTGTAGATcttgaagaaaaggaagaaaaaattgCCTGGCGTGAAGAGGAGAGTAGGAATGACTTACTTCACTTGATGCTGTTAAAGATGTGCGGTTCATTTTGTGGATGGTGTGGAAGTGGAGTCTGGACAGAAAAGTGAAAGAGGATTTGTAGGAGAAGGTAGATTATAGCGTTTTCTAGAGTGTGGTATTTAATATTTGCTTGTTTCCAATGGCATAACTGACGATTGATTTGATCATTGCTTTTAAAGTGAGCACGATTGTCAATAGGTGTGAAGTGAATAATTGTGAATTGAAGAGATGCCAAGTAAATGAAGAGTTTTTGTTGGAAGTAGAAGCTTAACACCGTTGATAGTGTGGGGCAGTAACGGTGTAGATTTATTTTGGGCCTGGATATGAGGATTGGGGCAATTTCTAGAATTGCTTGTTAGGATTTGGTTTTTAATGTATTGCAGAGGGGGTATGATA
It includes:
- the LOC100809699 gene encoding linoleate 13S-lipoxygenase 2-1, chloroplastic; translation: MWCVPQCMKAGMATSSGNTNTKSQNVNVKAVVTIEQSDGGLVPNLINSAVDGIKELAGKTLVLELVSDELDPKTNIEKKTPKSSVQNIGKKEDEIRYEAQFELSTDFGSVGAVTIENEQQEEVFLKSIVLHGFPDIGHVHFTCNSWIQPKHDGAMKRVFFTDKSYLPSQTPRGLQRLREEELVLLRGNGEGECQSSDRIYDYDVYNDIGDPDTNIDLKRPVLGGTKQNPYPRRCRTGRKHSDADPLSEKKSSGFYVPRDEAFASIKQTQFTSSAVSLGLNAIFESVDTILTDPNLGFFSFEDIDTLFKEGLHLPPLKANGLSLLQRVIPKLIKAANDTQNILRFDAPETFKRDKFFWFSDVEFARETLAGVNPYSIQLVKEWPLTSKLDPQIYGPQESTITREVIEPQIITYGTIEEALKEKKLFMLDYHDLFLPYVSKVRKIKGTTLYGSRTLFFLTDQGILKPLAIELTRPPMDGNPQWKQVFQPSCDSTNLWLWRLAKAHVLAHDSGYHELISHWLRTHCVVEPFVIATHRQLSSMHPIYRLLHPHLRYTMQINSLAREALISANGVIEISFLTNKYSMELSSVAYDQLWQFDSQALPNDLISRGMAVADPNAPHGLKLTIEDYPFANDGLLIWDAIKQWVTDYVNHYYPTPSIIESDQELQAWWKEIKTVGHGDKSEEPWWPNLNTSKDLIDIITTIAWVASGHHAAVNFSQYAYGGYFPNRPTIARNKMPTEDPSEEEWGNFLNKPEQTLLECFPSQIQATLVMVVLNLLSDHSLDEQYIGKYMEPSWAENPTIKVAFERFNRRLKEIEGIIDSRNGNSNLKNRHGAGIMPYELLKPFSGPGVTGKGVPYSISI